In one window of Candidatus Avedoeria danica DNA:
- the purF gene encoding amidophosphoribosyltransferase has protein sequence MCGVIGFYSPARDGLDDIVTGLFQMQHRGQDACGIVLSDGEALRLHRSLGFVREVFHQRPSAEFNGRIGIGHVRYPTQGGNRLENTQPFLDARPGGTAMALCSNGDVVNYWALRQMLEARGMAFEGTNDGELMLRLVATWHNDDGLSIVDALRRLQNEVKGAYSACLLVADRLYAVRDPWGVRPMTFGRVDDDWVVASETTALDINRAELIDEVQPGEIIVFSADGVERLAHPDVVAARDGRATPAHCVFEHVYFSRPDALVFGRYAYDVRKRIGGWLARHDPVVADLVVPVPDSSNAVALGYAQASGVPFELGLVRNHYIGRTFIRPEQARRDDGVKMKFNPVRHLFEGRRVVLVDDSIVRGTTSRKLVRMIRGAGAREVHLRVGSPVTANPCFYGIDTPTRAELIGSQNDVEGIRAFLTADTLRYITVDGLKECVGDRGDFCMACFDGQYPIALSEDKRWEVGGGADAADAVVLEPNAV, from the coding sequence ATGTGTGGCGTCATCGGCTTCTATTCGCCAGCGCGGGACGGCTTGGACGACATCGTCACCGGCCTCTTCCAGATGCAGCACCGCGGCCAGGATGCATGCGGCATCGTCCTGTCCGACGGCGAAGCGCTGCGGCTCCACCGCAGCCTCGGCTTCGTGCGCGAGGTGTTCCACCAGCGACCATCGGCCGAGTTCAACGGCCGGATCGGAATCGGCCACGTCCGCTACCCGACCCAGGGCGGCAATCGCCTCGAGAACACGCAGCCGTTTCTCGACGCGCGGCCCGGCGGCACGGCGATGGCGCTGTGTTCGAATGGCGATGTCGTGAACTACTGGGCGTTGCGGCAGATGCTCGAGGCCCGCGGCATGGCCTTCGAGGGGACGAACGACGGCGAGCTCATGCTCCGCCTCGTCGCGACGTGGCACAACGACGACGGCCTGTCCATCGTCGACGCGCTGCGCCGCCTGCAGAACGAAGTGAAGGGCGCGTACAGCGCGTGCCTGCTCGTCGCCGACCGCCTGTACGCCGTCCGCGACCCGTGGGGCGTCCGGCCGATGACGTTCGGGCGCGTCGATGACGATTGGGTCGTCGCCAGCGAAACGACCGCGCTGGACATCAACCGGGCCGAGCTGATCGACGAAGTCCAGCCGGGCGAGATCATCGTGTTCTCGGCCGACGGCGTCGAACGCCTCGCGCATCCGGACGTCGTCGCCGCGCGCGACGGCCGGGCGACGCCCGCGCACTGCGTCTTCGAGCACGTCTACTTCAGCCGTCCGGATGCGCTCGTGTTCGGCCGCTACGCCTACGACGTCCGCAAGCGGATCGGCGGATGGCTGGCGCGGCATGACCCGGTCGTGGCCGACCTCGTCGTCCCGGTCCCCGACAGCTCGAACGCCGTCGCGCTCGGCTACGCGCAAGCATCCGGCGTGCCGTTCGAGCTGGGCCTCGTGCGCAACCACTACATCGGCCGGACGTTCATCCGGCCCGAGCAGGCGCGCCGTGACGACGGCGTGAAGATGAAGTTCAACCCGGTCCGCCACCTGTTCGAGGGGCGGCGGGTCGTCCTCGTCGACGATTCGATCGTCCGCGGCACCACCAGCCGCAAGCTCGTGCGGATGATCCGCGGCGCCGGCGCGCGCGAGGTCCACCTGCGGGTCGGCAGCCCGGTCACCGCCAACCCGTGTTTCTACGGCATCGACACCCCGACCCGCGCCGAGCTGATCGGCTCCCAGAACGACGTCGAGGGGATCCGCGCGTTCCTCACCGCCGACACGCTTCGCTACATCACCGTCGACGGCCTGAAGGAGTGCGTCGGCGACCGCGGCGACTTCTGCATGGCGTGTTTCGACGGCCAGTATCCGATCGCGCTGTCCGAGGACAAGCGGTGGGAGGTTGGTGGAGGCGCTGACGCGGCGGATGCGGTTGTGCTTGAGCCGAATGCGGTGTGA
- a CDS encoding transposase yields the protein MSIRAPEEPAKLTDEEWQLIEPLLAQKQHPHKSGRHRRDDREIFSAIIWVLDTKTSWRRLPQSFPPYPTCHRRYLEWEHDGKLIRARDKLRRFREQTDESR from the coding sequence ATGTCTATCCGTGCGCCTGAAGAACCGGCGAAGCTTACCGATGAGGAATGGCAGCTTATCGAGCCACTCCTAGCACAAAAGCAACACCCGCACAAATCGGGACGTCATCGGCGGGACGACCGAGAAATATTTAGTGCAATCATTTGGGTATTGGACACAAAAACATCGTGGCGTAGATTACCTCAGAGCTTTCCGCCTTATCCTACCTGCCACAGACGATACTTAGAGTGGGAACATGACGGAAAACTCATCCGTGCTCGCGATAAACTCCGACGATTCCGCGAACAGACGGATGAGTCACGATAG
- a CDS encoding tyrosine-type recombinase/integrase gives MTTSDHDSQFTAQTMEDAIRLFSVVGMPARGLSARTRVEYGNDLAEFARFVADRGLSQLGEVSLQHLEAYLAHLDGRGLKASSTNRKAQALKSFFRFLHDQSVLSENIAARLVPPRIPRREPRFLSEVEYKELLRTCSHSPRDAALVELLLQTGMRLSEVAGLTWADVELPAKVTPEPDNVGHARITRKGGKVVLVPLNYKACRVLKTWKSTKHKREAGCDAVFVSKYGLRLSKRAIQDTVAKHLAAAKIPGASVHSLRHTMATHHIARGTDLKTVQETLGHADLATTALYVSLAKQAQKRALQEHAL, from the coding sequence ATGACCACCAGCGACCATGATTCACAGTTCACCGCCCAGACGATGGAGGACGCCATCCGGCTCTTCTCCGTCGTTGGCATGCCGGCCAGAGGGCTCTCAGCACGCACGAGGGTCGAGTACGGCAACGATCTAGCGGAGTTCGCCCGATTCGTTGCGGATCGTGGCCTCTCACAGCTTGGTGAGGTGTCCCTCCAGCACCTTGAGGCCTACCTCGCCCACTTGGACGGCCGCGGGCTCAAGGCCAGCTCGACGAATCGGAAGGCCCAGGCCTTGAAGAGCTTCTTCCGGTTCCTCCACGATCAAAGCGTCCTGTCCGAGAACATCGCTGCCCGGCTCGTCCCGCCGCGGATCCCCAGGCGGGAGCCTCGGTTCCTCAGCGAGGTCGAGTACAAGGAGCTTCTGCGCACGTGCTCCCACAGCCCGCGGGATGCGGCGCTTGTCGAGCTTCTTCTGCAAACCGGCATGCGGCTGTCTGAGGTTGCCGGCCTGACGTGGGCTGATGTGGAGCTGCCGGCGAAGGTGACGCCCGAGCCGGACAACGTTGGGCACGCCCGGATCACCCGCAAGGGCGGGAAGGTTGTTCTGGTGCCCCTGAACTACAAGGCCTGCCGGGTGCTCAAGACATGGAAGAGCACGAAGCACAAGCGGGAGGCAGGGTGCGATGCCGTGTTCGTCTCGAAGTACGGCTTGAGGCTCTCCAAGCGGGCGATCCAAGACACCGTGGCCAAGCATCTGGCGGCCGCGAAGATCCCTGGCGCCTCCGTCCACAGCCTCAGGCACACGATGGCCACCCACCACATCGCCCGCGGCACCGACCTCAAGACGGTACAGGAGACTCTCGGGCATGCCGACCTGGCGACGACAGCACTCTACGTGTCCCTTGCCAAGCAGGCTCAGAAGCGGGCGCTGCAGGAACATGCCCTATGA
- a CDS encoding class I SAM-dependent methyltransferase, which yields MTDTTTIQLVRDVRTHIADGHPWLWAESLARRTDILTGTTVDVVTPDGQFVASGLYDSRSPLAVRLWSHTVGERIDEALIRARVEAACARRQRDVPLVDTDCLRLVHGESDHMPGLIADRYADVAVVQADTPAVAHLLPAFAAALCEAVPLVKHVIYKPQRRQQGDGPAVVALIGELPRGPVRVRENGLVFDVDIVRGHKTGAYLDQRDNRRRIRALAKGKRVLNLFSYTGWFSVAAAAGGAVAVTSVDVAAGAIEAARHNLALNGFDPKSGAFPCVVEDVEKWLEANTTQWDIIIVDPPSMAASASGLDRATAAYRQLNRLAIARTAPGGLLFTASCSSHLDARTFSRLVDDSARDRGAKVRIVGRYGAGPDHPTPRWFPEARYLTMLQVVVDDPGQARQDRPPRRSSAPGADERRYGGSPAPTRGGRPGAPPKGRPSAPSRPGAPRPDRDRPAGSARPSRPDGSRQGPPQGRPSGPYKGPSQGPARRDGGGDAGRPQRPGGGPRGSGGAVRAGLVAPAAAVHTAPAAAVHAAPAAAVVRAGLVAPAAAVRAAPAAARAAGRLAQAEPAFREWRCDARMGLGCGAIDFVAIDFPSPQVGWAAGKGGAARAWAASGRGSRRRKALRSTPLT from the coding sequence ATGACGGACACGACAACGATCCAGCTCGTGCGCGACGTGCGAACGCACATCGCCGACGGCCACCCATGGCTGTGGGCGGAGTCCCTGGCCCGCCGGACGGACATCCTGACCGGCACGACGGTGGACGTCGTGACGCCCGACGGCCAGTTCGTCGCCAGCGGCCTGTACGACAGCCGGTCGCCGCTGGCCGTTCGGCTGTGGTCCCACACGGTCGGCGAGCGGATCGACGAGGCATTGATCCGGGCCCGCGTCGAGGCGGCATGCGCCCGGCGCCAGCGGGATGTGCCGCTTGTGGACACGGACTGTCTGCGGCTCGTGCACGGCGAGTCCGACCACATGCCGGGCTTGATCGCCGACCGCTATGCCGACGTCGCGGTCGTGCAGGCCGACACGCCGGCGGTGGCCCACCTGTTGCCTGCGTTCGCTGCGGCGCTGTGCGAGGCGGTGCCGTTGGTGAAGCACGTGATCTACAAGCCGCAGCGCCGCCAGCAGGGCGATGGGCCGGCCGTCGTCGCGCTCATCGGCGAGCTGCCGCGCGGCCCGGTGCGGGTGCGAGAGAACGGACTGGTGTTCGACGTCGACATCGTGCGCGGCCACAAGACCGGCGCCTACCTCGACCAGCGCGACAACCGCCGCCGGATCCGGGCGCTCGCGAAGGGCAAGCGCGTCCTGAACCTCTTTTCGTACACCGGCTGGTTCTCGGTCGCGGCGGCCGCCGGCGGCGCCGTCGCCGTGACCAGCGTCGACGTCGCGGCCGGCGCGATCGAGGCCGCGCGCCACAACTTGGCGTTGAACGGCTTCGACCCGAAGAGCGGGGCGTTCCCGTGCGTCGTCGAAGACGTCGAGAAGTGGCTCGAAGCCAACACCACGCAGTGGGACATCATCATCGTCGATCCGCCGAGCATGGCCGCGTCGGCGTCGGGCCTGGATCGCGCCACGGCAGCCTATCGTCAGCTGAACCGGCTGGCGATCGCTCGGACGGCGCCGGGCGGGCTCTTGTTCACCGCGAGTTGTTCGAGCCACCTCGATGCCCGGACGTTCTCCCGGCTCGTCGACGACTCCGCACGCGACCGCGGGGCCAAGGTCCGCATCGTGGGGCGCTACGGCGCCGGTCCGGATCACCCGACGCCGCGCTGGTTTCCCGAGGCACGCTACCTCACGATGTTGCAGGTGGTGGTCGACGATCCGGGCCAGGCGCGGCAAGATAGGCCGCCCCGGCGCAGCAGCGCGCCGGGCGCGGACGAGCGGCGCTACGGCGGTTCCCCCGCGCCAACGCGCGGCGGCCGACCGGGCGCCCCACCGAAAGGACGGCCCAGTGCACCCTCCCGCCCCGGCGCGCCGCGCCCCGACCGCGACCGCCCTGCCGGCTCCGCTCGCCCGTCGCGCCCCGACGGCTCCCGCCAAGGTCCGCCACAGGGCAGGCCGAGTGGTCCGTACAAGGGTCCTTCCCAAGGTCCTGCTCGCCGTGATGGCGGCGGCGACGCTGGCCGGCCGCAACGCCCAGGCGGAGGACCGCGCGGTTCCGGTGGGGCGGTTCGCGCGGGCCTGGTGGCTCCGGCGGCGGCGGTTCACACGGCTCCGGCAGCGGCGGTTCACGCGGCTCCGGCAGCGGCGGTGGTTCGCGCGGGCCTGGTGGCTCCGGCGGCGGCGGTTCGCGCGGCTCCGGCGGCGGCGCGGGCGGCCGGCCGGCTCGCACAGGCTGAGCCGGCGTTCCGGGAATGGCGCTGCGATGCCCGAATGGGCCTGGGGTGCGGCGCGATCGACTTCGTGGCGATCGACTTTCCGTCGCCGCAGGTCGGCTGGGCGGCGGGCAAGGGCGGCGCGGCGCGCGCGTGGGCGGCGTCTGGTCGCGGGTCGCGACGCCGGAAGGCGCTTCGTTCAACGCCCTTGACATGA
- a CDS encoding adenylosuccinate synthase codes for MVPPDGRTAGSLPAWAVESPTTAVIGLQWGDEGKGKIVDWLAARHDVVVRFNGGANAGHSVVVDGQRHALHLVPCGVLHPGTDNIVGNGVVVDLAGLRGELDALEAYGVDTIGRVWLSERAHVVMPWHPVEDRLYEAAAARVAGAAAAVGTTGRGIGPCYADKALRTTAVRVADLYAADRPARIARITALKNATLRALAEVAATSFEPLDAAAIDAAAAADAAALAPRVTDTARRLGDAVAAGRRVLYEGANACLLDVDHGTYPYATASQTTALGIGSGAGIAGGAREVIGIAKAYQTRVGAGPMPTEQANAIGERLRERGREYGTTTGRPRRCGWLDLVLLRHTVRLTGATRVALMLLDVLAGLPSLKVAVAYSLDGRTIDSPPALAEDLARCEPSYVDLEPFDGPMERCTSVDALPAAAHAYVRFVEAAVGVPVSIVSVGPDRAQTLLR; via the coding sequence ATGGTCCCACCCGACGGGCGGACTGCGGGGTCGCTGCCCGCATGGGCGGTCGAGTCCCCGACGACGGCCGTCATCGGCCTGCAATGGGGCGACGAGGGCAAGGGCAAGATCGTCGACTGGCTGGCCGCACGGCACGACGTCGTCGTTCGCTTCAACGGCGGCGCCAACGCGGGCCACAGCGTCGTCGTCGACGGGCAGCGCCACGCGCTTCACCTCGTGCCGTGCGGCGTGCTCCATCCGGGCACGGACAACATCGTCGGCAACGGGGTCGTGGTGGACCTTGCCGGCCTGCGCGGCGAGCTCGACGCGCTCGAAGCGTATGGTGTCGACACGATCGGCCGCGTCTGGTTGTCCGAGCGCGCCCACGTCGTCATGCCGTGGCACCCCGTCGAGGACCGGCTGTACGAGGCGGCGGCCGCCCGTGTCGCCGGCGCGGCGGCCGCGGTCGGGACGACGGGCCGCGGCATCGGACCGTGCTACGCCGACAAGGCGCTGCGCACGACGGCCGTCCGCGTGGCCGACCTGTACGCTGCGGATCGCCCGGCCCGAATCGCTAGAATCACCGCCCTGAAGAACGCGACGCTCCGGGCGCTCGCCGAGGTCGCAGCAACGTCCTTCGAGCCGCTGGACGCGGCGGCGATCGACGCGGCCGCGGCCGCCGACGCCGCCGCGCTCGCACCCCGCGTCACGGACACCGCGCGCCGTCTGGGCGACGCGGTCGCAGCCGGGCGGCGCGTCCTGTACGAGGGCGCGAACGCCTGCCTGCTCGACGTCGACCACGGGACCTATCCGTATGCCACCGCCAGCCAGACGACGGCGCTCGGGATCGGCTCCGGCGCCGGGATCGCGGGCGGCGCGCGCGAGGTCATCGGCATTGCCAAGGCCTACCAGACACGCGTGGGCGCCGGGCCGATGCCGACCGAGCAGGCGAACGCGATCGGCGAGCGCCTGCGGGAACGGGGCCGCGAGTACGGCACGACCACGGGCCGCCCGCGGCGATGCGGCTGGCTCGACCTCGTCCTCCTGCGCCACACCGTCCGCCTCACCGGCGCCACGCGCGTCGCGCTCATGCTCCTCGACGTGCTGGCCGGTCTGCCGTCCCTCAAGGTGGCCGTGGCCTACAGCCTCGACGGCCGGACGATCGACAGCCCGCCGGCGCTGGCCGAGGACTTGGCGCGCTGCGAGCCGAGCTACGTCGACCTGGAGCCATTCGACGGTCCGATGGAACGCTGCACCTCGGTCGACGCGCTGCCGGCGGCGGCGCATGCCTACGTGCGGTTCGTCGAGGCGGCCGTCGGCGTGCCCGTGTCGATCGTGAGCGTCGGGCCGGACCGGGCGCAGACGCTGTTGCGGTGA
- the pgsA gene encoding CDP-diacylglycerol--glycerol-3-phosphate 3-phosphatidyltransferase yields MSFVLFLLATITDAVDGYLARSRGIVTVFGRIADPFVDKVVVAGALVLLTVFTATRVLLAPWMVVVIVSREFLVTGIRGWMESEGINFQAEKPGKYKMVLQVIAISGLLIVLATGTEAAWFLWTVRVVIWATLLLTLYSGWFYVRKAMSATTGLSI; encoded by the coding sequence GTGAGCTTCGTCCTGTTCCTGCTGGCCACGATCACGGACGCCGTGGACGGCTACCTGGCGCGCAGCCGCGGGATCGTCACCGTCTTCGGCCGGATCGCCGACCCGTTCGTCGACAAGGTCGTCGTGGCCGGCGCGCTCGTCCTGTTGACCGTCTTCACGGCCACGCGGGTGCTCTTGGCGCCGTGGATGGTCGTCGTGATCGTCTCCCGCGAGTTCCTTGTGACCGGCATTCGGGGCTGGATGGAGAGCGAGGGCATCAACTTCCAGGCGGAGAAGCCCGGCAAGTACAAGATGGTCCTGCAGGTCATCGCGATCTCCGGCCTGCTCATCGTCCTGGCGACGGGCACCGAGGCCGCGTGGTTCCTCTGGACGGTGCGCGTCGTCATCTGGGCGACGCTGCTGCTCACCCTCTACTCCGGTTGGTTCTACGTCCGCAAGGCGATGAGCGCCACCACCGGCCTTTCGATCTGA
- a CDS encoding phosphatidylglycerophosphatase A has protein sequence MVLRPQGDERHHRPFDLSPSPARILGTLGGIGRFPVAPGTVASAAALAVAAAVPARAYGPTMLALIAAALAVAPWAARRMAEQTGDEDPRAFVLDEAIGVWLAVLRPARPALLTFALAFVLFRTFDIWKPGPIRRLERIGRGWGVVLDDVAAGVLAGAVMLAMAAVGGWLHG, from the coding sequence TTGGTTCTACGTCCGCAAGGCGATGAGCGCCACCACCGGCCTTTCGATCTGAGCCCGTCGCCCGCCCGCATCCTCGGCACGCTCGGCGGGATCGGCCGCTTCCCGGTTGCGCCCGGCACCGTCGCCTCCGCCGCCGCGCTCGCCGTCGCGGCGGCGGTCCCGGCGCGCGCGTACGGGCCGACGATGCTCGCGCTCATCGCCGCGGCCCTCGCCGTCGCGCCGTGGGCGGCGCGGCGCATGGCCGAGCAGACCGGCGACGAGGATCCGCGCGCCTTCGTGCTGGACGAGGCGATCGGCGTCTGGCTGGCGGTGCTGCGGCCGGCGCGGCCGGCGCTCCTTACGTTCGCCCTCGCCTTCGTGCTCTTCCGGACGTTCGACATCTGGAAGCCGGGCCCGATCCGCCGGCTCGAGCGGATCGGGCGGGGCTGGGGCGTCGTGCTGGACGATGTGGCCGCCGGGGTGCTGGCGGGGGCGGTGATGTTGGCGATGGCGGCCGTTGGTGGCTGGCTGCACGGGTAG